A window of Halobacillus naozhouensis genomic DNA:
GGGTCCCATTCCAACTCTTGGATCAGTTTAGCTACAAGAGCAGGATCATTTTCCGGAAAAATCCCGAGACTGTCACCTGGTTCAAACTCAAAATTCGCGCCTTCTAGATCTAATTCAAGGTGGCGATTCTCTTTGTTTGACCCTCGGCCATTTAAATTCAAATTTTCCAGGATTTCTGCCTTAAATGGATTTGACCTGGAATAGACCGACTTTCTAATGGATGTGTTTGTTTGCTCTTGCTGAGAGCCTTGCCCCTCCTCTGTATTCACCTGCTTCGCATTATTTAATGTAGCTAGGACTCCGTCAAACCATTCCTCTGCAGGCTCCTCAAAGTCCAGGTCACAGTCTATACGAGGATAGATCCTTTTTCCGCCTAAATCCTCCAGTTTTTTATCAAAATCCTTGCCAGTTTGACAAAAGAACTCATAAGAGCTGTCTCCCAAGGAAAGGACGGAGTATCTGAGGTCATCTAATGCTGGTGCTCTTTTGCTATGTATAAAATCATAGAAAGCCATCGCATTGTCAGGGGGGTCCCCATCACCATGAGTGCTCGTCAGGATAAGTAAATCCTTAACCTTTTTTAAAGACTTGGGTTTAAAGTCATCCATGTCTGATAGTATTACCTTGTAATCTTGCTCCTTCAGCTTTTCCGAGATTTCCCCAGCCAGCGCTTCACAATTTCCAGTGTGCGAACCGAAAAGAATTGTCACTTCACGCGTTGCGGTTTGGTCGACTGTTAGTGAGGACGCTTCCGTCCCTGAATCATTTCCAGTATCTGGTTCGGCTGTTACCGTAGATGCTGCCTGGGAACTAGCTAAGTATCCACTTAACCATATTTTCTGGCTTTCTGTCATCGACGGCAGAACCTGATTTAACAAGTCTGCCTGCTCTTGTTTAAAGGGACTATTCATTACCTGGAACTGCAAATATACCCACCTCACAAAATTCTGTTTAATTTGTAACTAGTAATAGCATCACGTTCATTGTTTTGTGTGAATGTCCTTTCTCACACCTAATCAATGGTTGTACAAGGCTATTTGTCGGACGTAACGTTCAAGAGCTACTACCATCGGCCCCATTTTGGGCTGATCAGGCTTAAGAACATTCAGCACCCCATTTCTGTTTAATTCATTTGCTGTCACTTTCCCAACCGCCACTGCCAACACCTTGTCGTTGAAAGCCTGAATGATTTCATGTTTGTCGCGACTTTTCCCAAATAAATTATTGACCTGTGT
This region includes:
- a CDS encoding assimilatory sulfite reductase (NADPH) flavoprotein subunit; translated protein: MQFQVMNSPFKQEQADLLNQVLPSMTESQKIWLSGYLASSQAASTVTAEPDTGNDSGTEASSLTVDQTATREVTILFGSHTGNCEALAGEISEKLKEQDYKVILSDMDDFKPKSLKKVKDLLILTSTHGDGDPPDNAMAFYDFIHSKRAPALDDLRYSVLSLGDSSYEFFCQTGKDFDKKLEDLGGKRIYPRIDCDLDFEEPAEEWFDGVLATLNNAKQVNTEEGQGSQQEQTNTSIRKSVYSRSNPFKAEILENLNLNGRGSNKENRHLELDLEGANFEFEPGDSLGIFPENDPALVAKLIQELEWDPEELVPVNKQGELRPLRDALTSTFEITGLTKPLLEKAGQLSANEELNKLVMPDNQEQLKAYLYGRDLIDLVQDFGPWNVTAEEFTAILRKIPPRLYSIASSLKANPDEVHLTVGALRYDAHGRKRTGVCSGQCAERSQPGDTLPVFIQRNSNFKLPENPDTPVIMIGAGTGVAPYRAFLEEREETGAEGESWLFFGDQHFVTDFLYQVEWQRWLREGILTRVDVAFSRDTSEKVYVQHRMLEKSHDLYQWLQDGAAIYVCGDEKYMAKDVEATLLTILEQEGQMSIEEAETYLAELRKQKRYQRDVY